One window of Candidatus Dormiibacterota bacterium genomic DNA carries:
- the ftsY gene encoding signal recognition particle-docking protein FtsY translates to MTAAESPAGSGRFERLRQGLRRTREGILVRVASLFRGAAKADDWSGALETALIQADLGPRAAAQIVEAVKGQPGSTPPSWEGVRETARRVLRDILATSGPAASASTRRPRVVLIVGVNGGGKTTTAAKLAQRLRTEGKKVVLCAADTFRAGAGEQLRLWAERVGVDFVGHRPGADPSGVVFDAAAAALSRGADALIVDTAGRLHTQEPLMRELEKIVRVVGRRIEGAPDDVLLVLDATTGQNGVSQAKQFLGAARVNGLVVTKLDGTARGGVAVRIVQELGIPLRYVGVGEGPDDLVDFDPDEFLEGLLPSAA, encoded by the coding sequence ATGACTGCCGCGGAGTCGCCCGCGGGCTCCGGCCGTTTCGAGCGGCTGCGCCAGGGACTGCGCCGCACCCGGGAAGGGATCCTGGTGCGGGTGGCTTCCCTGTTCCGCGGTGCCGCCAAGGCGGACGACTGGAGCGGAGCCCTCGAGACCGCTTTGATCCAGGCGGACCTAGGCCCGCGCGCCGCCGCGCAGATTGTCGAGGCCGTGAAGGGACAGCCGGGATCGACGCCCCCGTCGTGGGAGGGTGTGCGGGAGACGGCGCGCCGCGTGCTGCGCGACATCCTCGCCACAAGTGGTCCTGCGGCGAGCGCGTCGACGCGGCGACCCCGGGTCGTCCTGATCGTCGGCGTCAACGGCGGGGGCAAGACGACGACCGCCGCGAAGCTGGCGCAACGGCTTCGCACGGAAGGGAAGAAGGTGGTGCTGTGCGCGGCCGACACGTTCCGGGCCGGCGCCGGTGAGCAGCTGCGTTTGTGGGCGGAGAGAGTCGGCGTGGATTTCGTGGGGCACCGTCCCGGCGCCGATCCTTCGGGCGTGGTGTTCGACGCCGCCGCGGCGGCGCTGTCGCGCGGCGCGGACGCCTTGATCGTCGACACGGCTGGGAGGCTGCACACCCAGGAGCCCTTGATGCGGGAGCTGGAGAAGATCGTCCGGGTGGTCGGGCGCCGCATCGAGGGGGCCCCGGACGACGTTCTCCTGGTGCTGGACGCGACGACCGGGCAGAACGGGGTGAGCCAGGCGAAGCAGTTCCTGGGCGCGGCCCGCGTGAACGGTCTGGTCGTGACCAAGCTGGACGGGACCGCAAGGGGCGGCGTGGCCGTCCGGATCGTGCAGGAGCTCGGGATCCCCCTGCGCTACGTGGGCGTCGGCGAGGGACCGGACGACCTGGTCGATTTCGATCCGGACGAGTTCCTGGAAGGGCTCCTGCCGTCGGCGGCGTAG
- a CDS encoding tetratricopeptide repeat protein, producing the protein MRGTIGNCSKAAVAVIGMVCAVAAWAKTSPDKKDEALRYYRLGQVQVEQGKTLQAIESVNKALKLDPENAEAHYLLGFIRHQQSEYKPAEKEFRKALKLNPYYTDAHNHLGLVYREMKEYDEALAEFHAALNDKSYKAPERIHLNIGYLYLARSMYPEAIASFQKSVSLSPAYLRGRLGLGTAYAQAGQKELADKELRKVVSLDPDSPEATEARQLLERKVKQAGS; encoded by the coding sequence ATGCGTGGAACGATCGGGAATTGCTCCAAGGCTGCGGTCGCGGTCATCGGCATGGTCTGCGCTGTGGCCGCGTGGGCGAAGACAAGCCCTGACAAGAAAGACGAGGCGCTGCGCTACTACCGGCTCGGCCAGGTGCAGGTCGAGCAGGGAAAGACGCTGCAGGCGATCGAGTCGGTGAACAAGGCGCTGAAGCTCGACCCGGAGAACGCCGAGGCGCACTACCTTCTCGGCTTCATCCGTCACCAGCAGAGCGAGTACAAGCCGGCGGAGAAGGAGTTCAGGAAGGCCCTCAAGCTGAATCCGTACTACACGGATGCCCACAATCATCTCGGTCTGGTCTACCGCGAGATGAAGGAATACGACGAGGCGCTCGCCGAGTTCCACGCGGCGCTCAACGACAAGTCGTACAAGGCGCCTGAGCGGATCCATCTCAACATCGGTTACCTGTACCTGGCGCGCAGCATGTACCCGGAGGCGATCGCGAGCTTCCAGAAGTCGGTGTCGCTCAGCCCGGCCTACCTGCGCGGTCGTCTCGGTCTCGGGACGGCGTACGCGCAGGCCGGGCAGAAGGAGCTGGCGGACAAGGAGCTGCGCAAGGTCGTCTCCCTGGATCCCGATTCCCCCGAGGCCACCGAGGCCCGGCAGCTGCTCGAGCGAAAGGTGAAGCAGGCGGGCTCATGA